In Lysinibacillus sp. 2017, the DNA window CATGTAATTCCGCGTCCACACAATGAATTAGAATTGATTTTACCAAAATTAGAGCTATAATCCGCACACAAAGGGGATGTAGAGGATGACAAATCTCGATACGCAAGTCCCAATTGCTGTATCTGCTCGTCATGTTCATTTAACCGAAGCACATATTGCCATCCTATTTGGGCCAGGAGCTACATTAACGAATGATTTTGATTTATCACAGCCAGGACAATTTGCAGCCGCAGAACGCGTAACGATTCGTGGACCAAAAGGACAAATTGAAAAAGTACGTGTACTAGGACCTGCTCGCATTGCTTCTCAAGTTGAAGTGAGTAGAACGGATAGCTTTGTACTTGGTGTCAACCCACCAATTCGTCAATCAGGTGATATTAGTGGGAGTGAGCCAATCACATTAATTGGTCCAGCAGGAGAAGTTGCAATTGAAGAAGGCTGCATAATAGCAAAAGCACATATTCATATGCATCCAGATGACGCAAGCCAATTTCAAGTTACGGATGGTGAACTTGTTGATGTAATTGTCGATTCAGATCGACCAATAACATTTCATAATATCATCATTCGAGTATCTGAAAGCTTTAAACTCGACATGCATATTGATACGGATGAAGGCAACGCAAGTAATTTAATTCGAGGCTTTGGCACAGTAGTTAAGCTAATTAAGGAGGCGATTTAATGAATGATCAATTGATTAGTTCAATCGTCGATGAGGTATTAGCGAAAATTCATGGAGCCCATTATAATTCACCAGGCAAATTTTCGATTGGAATTTCTGCTCGCCATGTCCATTTAAGCGAAGAACATGTGCATTTGTTATTTGGAGAGGGCTATGAATTGAAACCAAAGTCACCATTATCACAGCCAGGACAGTTTGCAGCGGAAGAACAAGTCACCATTGTTGGTAATAAGGGGTCGATTCATCAAGTTCGCGTGTTGGGCCCAGCACGCAAGCTGACTCAAGTAGAAGTGAGTGCAACCGATGCACGACAATTAGGTATCCAAGTACCACTTCGCTTTTCTGGAGATACGGCTGGTTCCGCACCTATTACTATTGTTGGACCTAAAGGTAGTATTTATTTACAAGAAGGCTGTATTATTGCTGCGGCACATATTCATATGTCTGTTGAAGATGCCCACTCTTTTGGTGTTACAGATGGACAATTTGTCAATGTACGTGTGTTGTCACAACGACCTCTAATTTTTAATCATGTAAAAATACGTGTATCCGAGCGTTTTAAATTAGAAATGCATGTTGACACAGACGAAGGCAATGCGGCGATGATTTCTGTAAATGATGTTGGAGAAATTGTAACGGACGAACCAGTTCAGCAAATGCCAATGTTACAACCAACACCAAGTTATACGCAAACACATGCTAACTCAATTCCGACAGGATTCAACAAAAAACTTGTAACGGAAAAAGATGTAGCGGATTGGACTGGAACTGAAATGGTAGTAAATCCAAAAACAATCATTACAGCACTGGCATATGATCAAGCTCGTAAACGAGGAATCAAAATAGTTCGGCAAAAATAAAGTAGGTGATGATGGAAATGATGATGGCTCGAGTAATCGGCAATGTATGGGCAACAAGAAAAGAAGAAAACTTAAACGGCTTGAAGCTATTAATCGTTCAACCCATTGATTCAAAAAATCAGCCGATTCGTCATGAATTAGTTGTAGCAGATCGTATCGGCGCAGGGATTGGTGATGAGGTACTCGTTACAAATGGTGGTGCAGCTCGCTATATTTTAACAGACAACCCTCTCCCCATTGATGCAGTAGTTATCGGTATTATTGATTCGACAGAGGTGCGAGGTGATAAAAATGAGTAAAGCAATGGGCATGATTGAAACAAAGGGGTTAGTCGGTTCAATTGAAGCAGCAGATGCAATGGTGAAAGCAGCGAATGTTGAAATTCTAAAACAAGAAATGATTGATGGTGGTATCGTTACAGTATTTATTACTGGAGATGTAGGCGCTGTGCAAGCAGCAGTTGATGCAGGGAGAGAAGCAGCGGCACGTGTGGGTGAATTACTTGCCGCACATGTAATTCCTCGACCAGATGAAGAAGTAGCGAAATTATTTGAGAAAAAAGTTCCGAAGCATACACCAAAGCGAACTGCGCCAAAAGCGACACAGCCGAAAAGTGTAAGTGAGGAGTGAAAGCATGGGTTTTAAAAAACATAAAATCGTAATTGTAGGCGCAGGAAATACCGGAATGACCGCTGCACTTTATTTAGCACAAAAGCAATTGGGTGATATTGTGCTGATCGATATTCCTGAAGTGGCAAAGCCAACAGCAGGCAAGGCACTTGATTTACTACAAGCTGGTCCCATTGAAAATTTTAATGTCAATGTAATGGGTACCGATCAATACGCAGAAATGGAAGGGGCTAGTTTAGTCATTGTGACAGCTGGCTTCCCACGTAAACCTGGTATGAGTCGTAATGATTTAGTCAAAACGAATGCGAACATTATGAAAAACGTCGCGCAAAATATAAAAAAATATGCACCTGACAGTATTGTCCTTGTTTTGAGCAATCCAGTCGATGCAATGACCTATGTTTGCCTAAAGGAAACAGGTTTCGAACCGCATCGTGTCATTGGACAGTCTGGCGTCCTTGATGCAGCTCGCTTTAACACATTTGTGGCACAGGAATTAGGCATTGGTGTAGAAGATGTTTCTAGTTTTGTGTTAGGTGGTCACGGCGATGAAATGGTCCCTTTAATTCGTTATTCATACGTAGGTGGCATCCCAGTCGAAAAAGTGATTGCACCGAATCGCTTAGAAAAAATTGTTGAACGCACACGTAAAGGTGGAGGAGAAATTGTCGCTTTACTAGGTAATGGAAGTGCCTATTACGCTCCTGCCGCCGCAACTGTAAAAATGGCCGAAACAATTATTCGCGATCAAAAAAGAATCATCCCAAGTGTTGCTTATCTACAAGGGCAATACGGTTACAATGATATTTGCCTAGGTGTTCCGACGATTTTAGGAGGGAACGGTATTGAAAATATCGTGCAACTTGATTTAGAAGAAGCTGAAAAAGAGGCATTAGCAGTTTCGGCAAATGTCGTGAAGGAAATGGTGGATTTTTGTAAGACATTATAATTGAGATTATTAAAGCAGGTTGGTTTTCATGTAACATGGAAACCAACCTTTTTATAATTTTAAAGTGAAAATTTAATCATTTGATAAAACGAATTAAATAGTAGATATATACTTGTCATTTATAGATGAAAAAAATAATCCTACACGCTTTACATACCTTGAGGGGGTATGTTAGTATGGGGTGTATTAGGAGGTTGATCTAATGGAAAATGAAGTAAATGATGTCGCCTGCCATACAGAAGATAGTGCCTCTTGTAGAAAAAGTCATCATTCTGAACGTATCAAAAAAGATATGACGACAAGATTAAATCGAATTGAGGGTCAAATTCGTGGGATAAAAGGTATGATTGAGAAAGATGTCTATTGCGATGATGTTATTACGCAGCTTTCTGCTACTCAATCTGCATTAAATAGTGTTGCTAAGATTTTATTAGAAGGCCATTTAAAAGGCTGTGTTGTGGATCGACTTTCAGAAGGCGATGATGAAGTACTTGATGAATTACTTGTAACAATACAAAAGCTTATGAAAAAATAATTTTTTTAACAATTATATACCCCAGTGGTGTATATAAAATAAATAATCATTCATATTAAGGGAGAGAATCAATTATGCAAAACGTTACATTAAATGTTCAAGGAATGTCATGTGGTCACTGTGTGAAAGCAGTAGAGAGTGGCGTAAACGAATTACAAGGTATTAATGAAGTATCAGTAAACTTAGAAGATGCAAAAGTAACAGTGGCTTTTAATGAAGCTCAAGTGTCAGTTGAAGCAATCAAAGAAGCCATTGAAGAACAAGGCTACGATGTAAAATAATTGAGTAGAGTGCTGTTATAGGCACTCTCTTATTTTTATTGAAATATACCCCCATACGGTATATGGAGGAGGGACGCTCAATGACTGTAAAAGAAAAAAATACAACCATTCAAATAACAGGTATGACATGTGCCGCCTGTTCAGCACGTATTGAAAAAGCACTCAATAAAATGGAGGGTGTCGACCAAGCAACAGTTAACTTGGCACTTGAAAAGTCATCGATAAAATATGATGCAACGAGATTAACAGAAAATGATTTCGAGAAAAAAATTGAAGCGCTCGGTTACGGTGTCATCAAACAAAAAGCAGAATTAGATATTACAGGCATGACATGTGCTGCCTGTTCAGCACGAATTGAAAAAGGTTTAAATAGAATGGATGGTATTTCTACTGCCAATGTCAACTTAGCATTAGAAAAGGCAACGATTGAATTTAATCCAGCGCAAGTGTCAGTTGCTGATGTCATTGCTAAAGTAGAAAAGCTTGGATATGGTGCGCATCAAAAACAGGATGAAAAAGATCAAGTCGATTATCGCGAAAAAGCGATTCAACAACAAAAATGGAAATTCATCATGTCAGCCATTTTATCATTACCATTACTTTGGACGATGGTAGCCCATTTTTCATTTACATCGTTTTTATATGTTCCTGATTTTCTAATGAACCCATGGGTACAACTAATTTTAGCAACACCCGTTCAATTTATAATCGGCCGACAATTTTATGAAGGTGCCTATAAAGCACTTCGTAATGGTTCAGCAAATATGGATGTTCTTGTAGTCATGGGTACTTCAGCGGCTTACTTTTATAGTGTGTATCAAATGATTGTGATGAATGGCTCACATCACGCACCACATTTATATTTTGAAACAAGTGCAGTCCTGATTACACTCATTCTTTTAGGAAAACTATTTGAAGCAAAAGCAAAAGGTCGTTCATCAGAGGCGATTAAAAAATTAATGGGACTTCAAGTGAAAACAGCGATCATTCTTCGTGATAGCGTTGAAGTGGAAGTACCTTTAGAAGAAGTAGCAATTGGCAACATTCTGTTCGTGAAACCAGGTGAAAAAATCCCAGTTGATGGTGAGATGCTAGAAGGTCAAACAGCTGTTGATGAATCCATGCTAACAGGTGAAAGCTTACCCTTAGATAAAAAAATGGGTGACGTTCTTTATGGTTCAACAATTAACAAAAACGGTTTCATTAAAATGAAAGCGACAAAAGTTGGTCGTGATACAGCGCTTGCACAAATTATTAAAGTAGTAGAAGATGCGCAAGGCTCTAAAGCGCCAATTCAACGTTTAGCCGATAAAATTTCGGGGATATTTGTTCCAATTGTTGTAGGGATTGCGGTATTAACGTTTATCGTTTGGATAGTATGGATTGATCCAGGTAACTTTACGCAAGCACTTGAAGTGTTAATTGCGGTTTTAGTCATTGCTTGTCCGTGTGCACTTGGTTTAGCAACACCAACTTCAATTATGGCTGGTAGTGGACGTGCTGCGGAATTTGGAATTTTGTTTAAAGGTGGCGAACACCTAGAACAAACGCAAGCCATTGATACAGTGGTCGTCGATAAAACAGGGACGGTTACACATGGTAAACCTGTGTTAACAGATGTAATTGTTGCGCAAGGGATAGAAGAAGAAAATTTTCTAGCACTTCTTGGTGCAGCAGAGAAACAATCGGAACATCCATTAGCGCAAGCAATTGTTCAAGGGATTGAGGACAAAGGCATAGAGCTTGGAACTGTTCAATTTTTTGAATCGATTCCTGGCTACGGTGTGCAGTCTACTGTATCCGGACAAGGCGTCATTATTGGTACACGTAAATTAATGCAACAATTCAATATTGATATTACAAATGAGTTACCTCAAATGGAACAATTAGAATCGGATGGTAAAACAGCGATGTTAGCTGCGATTAATGGGAAATTTGCAGGATTAGTAGCAGTTGCTGATACGATTAAAGAAACATCAAAGCAAGCAATCGAGCGTCTTCAACAAATGGGTATTGAAGTCATTATGATGACAGGTGACAATGTTCGTGCTGCACAAGCCATTGGTAAAGAAGTCGGTGTAAATGCTGTTATCGCAGAAGTATTACCGGAAGGAAAGGCTGAAGAAGTGAAAAAACTTCAAACGCAAGGTAGAAATGTGGCAATGGTTGGTGATGGTATTAATGATGCGCCAGCTCTTGCAACAGCGAATGTCGGTATGGCGATAGGTACGGGAACAGATGTTGCAATGGAAGCTGCGGACATTACATTAATTCGTGGCGATTTAAACAGTATTGCCGATGCCATTGTAATGAGCCGTAAAACAATGCGTAATATTAAACAAAACCTATTCTGGGCATTTGCCTATAATGCAATAGGGATTCCAATTGCAGCATCCGGCTTCCTGGCTCCTTGGGTCGCAGGTGCAGCAATGGCATTTAGTTCCGTATCCGTTGTATTAAATGCCCTACGATTACAAAAAGTAAAACTAAATAAATGAAGAAAAAGTGAACCTTTATACAAGTTCGAAAACGAATTGGGTGTCGACCAAGCACAATCATCAAGGATAGGAGAAAATTGATGCGTAAAAAACTTAGAATGACCATCATTGCTTTAGCTAGCTTAGTGACACTTACCGCTTGTGGAGGAAATGACAGTGAAGATAGCAATCAACATGAAACCAAACTACATGAAAATGGCAGTTCACATCAGCATCATTCAAGTAATGGAGAGCTTCCAGAAGGTTTACAGGCAGCAAAAAATCCTACATTTCCAGTTGGCAGCACAGTATTAATGGAAGCTGACCATATGGAAGGGATGAATGGGGTAGATGCAACAATTGTCGGTGCGTATGATACGACAGTTTATGCCGTTACGTATACACCGACTACTGGTGGAAATCCTGAAAGAGAACATAAATGGGTAATTCATGAAGAACTACAAATTGATGATAACGAACCTTTAAAACAAAATTCGAAAGTCAGTTTAAATGCGGATCACATGGAAGGCATGCAAGGGGCAACTGCTACAATTGATACGATAGAAGAAATGACTGTTTATATGGTTGATTACACATCAAGTTCTGGTGAGAAAGTAAAAAATCATAAATGGGTAACAGAAAGTGAATTAGTGGAAAAATAATAATTAATAGCGCCGTCCTATAAACTAGGTGGTGCTATTTTTTACTTTCTGCAAAATCTCCAGTTAGTGCATTAAATAAGTAAGTTTGCGTATTTGTGTAAATATAATAATGCCCTTGCTGTCCTTTTACTTGTCCTTTATTAGGTTCAATTGCAATTTGACCTGTACTTTTTTCAATGATGTTACTTGCATCTATATAGCTGTACTGTGGTAATTCGTAAATAATGAGCAAAGCAACTATCAATAGTCCACTTGGATATGAGATAAAAATGGCATTTCGCATTTTATGAATTGTTGTGGAATCCTTAAAAATGAAAATGATTAGCAATACGATTCCTGTTAGCAACATAGGTAACCAATAATTAAAAATAGACACGGTAAATGCATAGTATTTTCCTAAAAAGAACAAAATGATTGACAGTAAAATATGAATGATTGAAAAGGTTACGAATGCAGTTTTTTTCATAAACAACCTCACTTTCTAGACGGAAATTATGTACTTTGTTCAATAATGATTGAAATATCTCTCATCATCTATAAATTATGTTGAATCAATTATATAGGTTCATCACCGTAACATGGGGTTGATTATTGTTTTATCAGTTTGTCTAGCTATTGGCGGGCTACGGCATGAGGTACTGCACCCCAAAAGTTAGAGCTAAAAACGAACTTTTGGGGTGATGTTATGCCTAAGGCGAAGTATAGTGAAGAATTTAAATTAAAGGTCGTTCAGGAATATTTAAATGGCCCATATGGTTATCGATTAATTGCAAATAAATATGCACCACTTGTACCCTCACAAGTAAGACGTTGGGTAAGCGCCTATAAAGCATTTGGGCGAAATGGGTTAGCGGTGAAAAAGAAGGATCAAGTTTATTCTGTTCAATTCAAGTTAAATGTACTAAACTTTATGAAACAAACAGGTGCTTCTTTACAGGAGACAGCGATTCAATTTGACTTGAACGACCCTAATTTGGTCTCGAAATGGAAAGCTAAATTTTCAAAGGAAGGTATAGAAGGCCTGGAACGCGTGAAAGGATGGCCAACTATGCCTAAAAAAACAAATAAAACGAAACAAGAAATAATGTCACGCGAAGAACAGCTAGAACGAGAAGTGGAACTACTTCGTTTAGAGGTCGCTTATTTAAAAAAGTTGAGGGCTTTTCGGGAGAACCCAAAAACATTCCTCGAAAAGCACAAGCAACCATTGCCTTCGAGCTTAAAGAAGAAGGATTCCGATTAATCGATGTCTTAAAACAAGTAGCGATTCCAGAAGCAACGTACCATTATCACATCAAGCAACTCAAAAACGAGAACCCGGATGAAGCTTGGAAAGCCTTGATTTTAGAGACGTTTGAGAAACATGAAGGGCGATATGGTTACCGTCGGATTCATGCGGAATTAAAAGCACAAGGGTACATGGTTAATCACAAGAAAGTACAGCGCCTCATGCAGGAATTGAACTTGAAATGTGAGAAATTTGTACGCAAGTCACGCTATAAATCGTATAAAGGGACTGTTGGAAAAGTGGCTAAAAACCGTATGAATCGTCGCTTCAGTACACCACATGCCTTACAGAAAGTCGTAACGGACGTAACAGAGTTCAAGTGTACAAATGACGAAAAACTGTATTTAAGTCCGCTTATGGACTTATATAATGGAGAGATAATTGGATTTAGTATCTCAAAACGGCCGACACTAGAGTTCGTCATGGCATCACTGAAACAAGCGCTCCCAGTCCTACAGGATGGCGCAAACTATCGAATAACAATTCACTCTGATCAGGGCTGGCACTATCAACATAAGGCATGGGTACGCACGTTAAAGCAGAACAAGATTTTCCAAAGCATGTCTCGCAAAGCAACTTGTGCAGATAATGCGGCCATGGAAAACTTCTTTGGCTTATTGAAACAAGAAATGTATTACGGTGAGGAATTAACCTCTTATGAAGCGTTAAAGAAGAAAGTCGAAGACTATATCGATTACTATAATAACGAACGAATTAAACAGAAACTGGGTGGCATGAGCCCAGTAAAATACCGAACTCATGTCAACCAATTAGCTGCATAATAAAACTCTAACTTTAAGGGGTCACTACCTGACAGCATTATGGCCACGTGGTACATGTCCATACTACTGTCTTTAATGCCGCATGCAAGGCCCTCCAATACAAAGTGTCATTCATTTAACCTGGTTAAATGCGTCTGATAATGCCGCTTGCGCTATCGCGAGGCGGCGGGGATTGATCAAGTTTATCCTCTATTCTAAGTGAATTTTGAATCCTATTTCGTTATTGGAATGAAAGTGAATGCCATGGTTTCAGTTATGATGAACACTCTTTCATTTAAACTATTTTCACGTTTATAAAAGATACTTTATCGAATAAGCCTTATCTAAAACACCTTATTAGAAAAAATTTTTTATTCCAAAATAGAGTGCCGCGAAGCGCAGGGGGCGACCCCTTGGGGATTAAGCGTGCGCGGAATATCCACTTGTTGCTTGCCGCCGTAGAGGCAAGTAACAAGTTAGATGGAGCCACGCCCCCAGGAAAGCGTCCCCCGTAGCGTAGCAGAACGGACTAGATTAAAAAGGAATCACTTTGAATCCTAAAATTATGTCATCCCCAACTTATGGTGATGAGCCATTATATAGTATAATAAACAAATTATTCCAATTTGTATGTATACAATATATTCTGTACAATTTAAGAAAGAGGGAACTTGGTTTGGCGCGGATTAATTTAAGGTGTAACTGATTTTGCCTTTCGCGTTCATACATATTTTATGACTTAGTTAGATTAATAGTAAGGGATGATTAGTTTGAGTAGAAGTGAACAAGCAATTTTTACAAATATGTGCATGGTTTATGATGACAATGGAAGAATTGTTGTACAAGATCGATTGAATCCAAATTGGCCAGGGATTACATTTCCAGGGGGCCATGTGGACAAGGGAGAAGCATTTGCGGATTCCGTTATTCGTGAAGTTTTTGAAGAAACTGGGCTAACGATACAGTCGCCCGTACTTTGCGGTATCAAGCAGTTTCAAACTGGAGAAGGCGAGCGTTATGTCGTTCTTTTATACAAAACAAATCAATTTGAAGGGGAACTTAAATCTTCCGAAGAAGGCGAAGTGTTTTGGATCAACCGAGAAAATCTTTTTGATTACCCATTAGCAAATGACTTTGAAAAAATGATTACGGTATTCGAATCAGAGCAGCTAAGTGAAGTGTATTATTACAACGAAGAGGAAGAATTCCATTCGAAAATACTGTAATGCCACCATAATTATGTGTATAAACACAAATCATCTTTTTATAACTTTCAAGTATATAAAAAGTGTGATTTTGTGTTTTTTTTATGCAAATTTTTATGAATACTCCATATATAATGCAAAACCAATCAAAAACTCCATCTCTTAAAAGAAACGATGGTGGATTCTCGGTATCAATCTTTTTAAGTTAATGCGATTAATGAATCACTTAAACTAAATGGTAGTAGGCGTTTATATTATTCCTTTTCAATATAAAGATAGTACTCAATTTTGTTTACGAGTAAATTTCTTCTCAATTGAAATCATTTATCCCATTGCTAATATGTATAATTTTCTGAATAGTCGAATATATACTACCATACAAGTATATTAATATGTTACTGATGAAAGGGGCGAGTGTTCTGATAACGGGTAATTTAAACAGCCGTAGAAATTTTTCGACTAGGGATCATGTATATGAAACATTAAGAGAAAGTATTATTAAGTTGGAATTGAAGCCAGGGCAGAGTATTTCAGAGAAAGAAATATCAGCGTTATTGAATGTTAGTAGAACGCCTGTTCGAGAAGCGTTTGTAAAATTAGCGCAAGAAGAGTTGTTAGAAGTATATCCTCAACGTGGTACATTCATTTCATTAATTGATTTGGAATACGTAGAGGAAGTTAGATTTATCCGAGAGTTGCTTGAGAGGGCGTCAGCAAAGCTAGCAGCCGAAAATTCTAGCGATGTAGATTTTGTTTTATTGAGAGAGAATTTACAAAGACAGAAATTTTGTATGGATGAGAAAAACTATATGAAACTTTTTGAGTTGGATGAGGAGTTTCATCATATTATCTCCATTGGAGCGGGTAAACCAAGAATTTGGTCTGTTTTACAAAATTTCAATGCGCATTTAAATCGTATTCGTATGTTGAGTTTAGCTTCAAATTATAACTGGGACCAAATTTTGTCACAACATCTTGTTATTGCAGGAGCGATAGAGAATGGTGATGGAATGTTAGCTGATGAGGCGATGGGGGAGCATTTACGGAAACTTCGATTTGAATTGGATTCTTTAAAAGAAGGGTATCCAACGTATTTTAAGTAATTATAAATAAAAATGTAAGCGCTTTAAATTCAAACAAATTAGGGGGAAATTAGTATGAAATTAAAAAGTGGTTTCTTATTAAGTATGATATTCATTGTTGTAACGCTATTAGCGGCATGCTCAGAAGATAGCAGTACAGAAGCAAGTTCAGATAAGGTTTATACGCTTAAAATCAACACAGCTTTGGCTGCTACTGATCCGATTTATCAAGGATTAGAAGAATTCAAAGAACAAGTAGCAGAAAAAACTAATAATCAAGTAGTAATTGAAATTTATGGTAATGGGGCGTTGGGCGATGACAGTGATGTTCTTGAACAAGCTAAAGTAGGGGCGAACGTTGCGGTATTAGTAGATGCTGGACGTCTAGCAGAATTAGTACCTGAAATTGGGATTCTTTCTGCTCCATACATTGTTGACAGTTACGAAGAAGGAAATAAAGTTGCACAATCTGATTTGTTTAAAGGATGGTCTGACAAACTTGCAACGGAACATAACCTTCAGATTTTATCATTTAACTGGTATCAAGGGGATCGTCATTTCCTTACAAATAAGAAAATCGAGAAACCTGCAGATTTAAAAGGCTTAAAAATCCGTACTCCTGGAGCTACTGTGTGGACAGAAACTATTTCTGCAATGGGGGCAAGTCCAGCAGGTATGGCATTTTCTGAAGTATATCCAGGTATCCAACAAGGGGTAATTGATGGTGCAGAAGCGCAGCATCCAGCTTCTTATGGTGCAAACTTGCATGAAGTTGTTAAATATATCACGAAGACTAGTCACTTCCAACTAATCACGGGCATTGTAGCTGGTGCAGATTGGATGGCAGAATTACCGGAAGAATATCAAAAAATTGTTTATAAAGAAGCATTAAAAGCAGGTGAAGAAGCTTCTGAAAATACGATTGCACTACTGGCAGATTTCGAATCGAAAATGAAAGATGCTGGTGTTGAGGTTAATGAAGTAGACATCGAACCGTTTAAACAATTAACAGAATCGGTTTACTATAAAATTGATGGATATGCAGAATTAAGAGAAGAAGTGAACAAAATCCTAGGGAAGTAGGGAATGCAATGGTAAAACAGGCTGCTGGAATTTATATAAAATTCGAAAACTTTCTAACAAACTTTTTACTTGTAGCAATTGTATTCTTTGTTTTCTTAGCAGCAATTATGAGATGGGCTGGATTGCCCCTCTCATGGTCTGTTGAATTTGCACAATTACTGTTCGTTTGGGTCATTTTTTTAGGGTCGAATCGGACGCTGAGAGAAAGAAAACATATAACAGTCGATATCTTTGTAAAAGTTCTACCTCTAAAGGTAAGGAGGATTATAGAAGTTTTGACAAAGATTTTGGTTATAGCATTTTTAGTCTTTCTAACAATATATGGTTTCCAACTCAGTGTTGAAAACTCAGCTAGACAAATTAGTAATCTTCCTTTGAGTTATTCTTTTATAACATTAGCAGTACCAATAGGAAGTGTATTAATGATTTGTACGATTTTGGCTCAATTAAAGGAAGAATTGAGCAGCATAAAGTCATCTAATGAATTGAAATCGTAGGGAGGGAATCATTTGTTAATAGTTGCAATTGTATTTTTAACCTTGTTATTCCTGAACATGCCTGTTGCATTTGCTATAGGTATAGGAAGTCTTATGTATTTCTTTATTGGATCTAATTTACCGATAGAAATTACAACTCAGCGAATGGTAGCAGGAACTCAGTCATTCCCTCTGTTAGCGGTTCCTTTCTTTATCTTAGCAGGTAATTTAATGAATGCTTCTGGTATTACGGAAAGACTTATTCGATTTTCAAATGCACTGACAGGACATCTTCAAGGAAGCTTGGCTCATGTATCTATTGTATTAAGTACGGTAATGGGTGGGGTTTCGGGTTCTGCAAATGCAGATGCAGCAATGCAAAGTCG includes these proteins:
- a CDS encoding phosphate propanoyltransferase codes for the protein MTNLDTQVPIAVSARHVHLTEAHIAILFGPGATLTNDFDLSQPGQFAAAERVTIRGPKGQIEKVRVLGPARIASQVEVSRTDSFVLGVNPPIRQSGDISGSEPITLIGPAGEVAIEEGCIIAKAHIHMHPDDASQFQVTDGELVDVIVDSDRPITFHNIIIRVSESFKLDMHIDTDEGNASNLIRGFGTVVKLIKEAI
- the pduL gene encoding phosphate propanoyltransferase codes for the protein MNDQLISSIVDEVLAKIHGAHYNSPGKFSIGISARHVHLSEEHVHLLFGEGYELKPKSPLSQPGQFAAEEQVTIVGNKGSIHQVRVLGPARKLTQVEVSATDARQLGIQVPLRFSGDTAGSAPITIVGPKGSIYLQEGCIIAAAHIHMSVEDAHSFGVTDGQFVNVRVLSQRPLIFNHVKIRVSERFKLEMHVDTDEGNAAMISVNDVGEIVTDEPVQQMPMLQPTPSYTQTHANSIPTGFNKKLVTEKDVADWTGTEMVVNPKTIITALAYDQARKRGIKIVRQK
- a CDS encoding EutN/CcmL family microcompartment protein; its protein translation is MMMARVIGNVWATRKEENLNGLKLLIVQPIDSKNQPIRHELVVADRIGAGIGDEVLVTNGGAARYILTDNPLPIDAVVIGIIDSTEVRGDKNE
- a CDS encoding BMC domain-containing protein; translation: MSKAMGMIETKGLVGSIEAADAMVKAANVEILKQEMIDGGIVTVFITGDVGAVQAAVDAGREAAARVGELLAAHVIPRPDEEVAKLFEKKVPKHTPKRTAPKATQPKSVSEE
- the mdh gene encoding malate dehydrogenase; this translates as MGFKKHKIVIVGAGNTGMTAALYLAQKQLGDIVLIDIPEVAKPTAGKALDLLQAGPIENFNVNVMGTDQYAEMEGASLVIVTAGFPRKPGMSRNDLVKTNANIMKNVAQNIKKYAPDSIVLVLSNPVDAMTYVCLKETGFEPHRVIGQSGVLDAARFNTFVAQELGIGVEDVSSFVLGGHGDEMVPLIRYSYVGGIPVEKVIAPNRLEKIVERTRKGGGEIVALLGNGSAYYAPAAATVKMAETIIRDQKRIIPSVAYLQGQYGYNDICLGVPTILGGNGIENIVQLDLEEAEKEALAVSANVVKEMVDFCKTL
- a CDS encoding metal-sensitive transcriptional regulator, whose protein sequence is MENEVNDVACHTEDSASCRKSHHSERIKKDMTTRLNRIEGQIRGIKGMIEKDVYCDDVITQLSATQSALNSVAKILLEGHLKGCVVDRLSEGDDEVLDELLVTIQKLMKK
- the copZ gene encoding copper chaperone CopZ: MQNVTLNVQGMSCGHCVKAVESGVNELQGINEVSVNLEDAKVTVAFNEAQVSVEAIKEAIEEQGYDVK
- a CDS encoding heavy metal translocating P-type ATPase; this encodes MTVKEKNTTIQITGMTCAACSARIEKALNKMEGVDQATVNLALEKSSIKYDATRLTENDFEKKIEALGYGVIKQKAELDITGMTCAACSARIEKGLNRMDGISTANVNLALEKATIEFNPAQVSVADVIAKVEKLGYGAHQKQDEKDQVDYREKAIQQQKWKFIMSAILSLPLLWTMVAHFSFTSFLYVPDFLMNPWVQLILATPVQFIIGRQFYEGAYKALRNGSANMDVLVVMGTSAAYFYSVYQMIVMNGSHHAPHLYFETSAVLITLILLGKLFEAKAKGRSSEAIKKLMGLQVKTAIILRDSVEVEVPLEEVAIGNILFVKPGEKIPVDGEMLEGQTAVDESMLTGESLPLDKKMGDVLYGSTINKNGFIKMKATKVGRDTALAQIIKVVEDAQGSKAPIQRLADKISGIFVPIVVGIAVLTFIVWIVWIDPGNFTQALEVLIAVLVIACPCALGLATPTSIMAGSGRAAEFGILFKGGEHLEQTQAIDTVVVDKTGTVTHGKPVLTDVIVAQGIEEENFLALLGAAEKQSEHPLAQAIVQGIEDKGIELGTVQFFESIPGYGVQSTVSGQGVIIGTRKLMQQFNIDITNELPQMEQLESDGKTAMLAAINGKFAGLVAVADTIKETSKQAIERLQQMGIEVIMMTGDNVRAAQAIGKEVGVNAVIAEVLPEGKAEEVKKLQTQGRNVAMVGDGINDAPALATANVGMAIGTGTDVAMEAADITLIRGDLNSIADAIVMSRKTMRNIKQNLFWAFAYNAIGIPIAASGFLAPWVAGAAMAFSSVSVVLNALRLQKVKLNK
- a CDS encoding YdhK family protein, whose product is MRKKLRMTIIALASLVTLTACGGNDSEDSNQHETKLHENGSSHQHHSSNGELPEGLQAAKNPTFPVGSTVLMEADHMEGMNGVDATIVGAYDTTVYAVTYTPTTGGNPEREHKWVIHEELQIDDNEPLKQNSKVSLNADHMEGMQGATATIDTIEEMTVYMVDYTSSSGEKVKNHKWVTESELVEK